The genomic stretch CCATTGTATAGATAAATTCAAAAATAACCacacaattttttattttttttgaaaaaaaaaaaagggacacATGGTCCAAATTCATAGCCCATGGTTTTAGTTTTTTTAGATTTAGATAGATACCAACTTAGACGGTTTTGAACATTCGCATTTAGGGTGTATATCAATGGTGGAGTTAAGATTTGAGCTTTGGTGAATGAACTTTTTTCAAAGGGGTTGAACTAGGgttgttaatgagacgagacagctcgcgagctactcgagatcggctcggtcaaagctcggtcaaagctcgactCGGGCTCGGGCTCGGCACGAGAACTTAACGAGTCAAGCTGAGCAAAGGGtggctcgactcgaaaagctcgcgagcggctcgaacttgtgtgattacataagatattgttcatattttataaaaatattttatcatgattatatttttgtatcacacatatcaaatgtctcgccgatttgccaaatatttttacttataaacttcgagccttgttattgaaaatatcaaaagaaaaaaaaattaaaaatcaacaattttatataggctcgatttgggctcgaatttggctcgagctcgcgttaaagctcgcaagctttataacgagcacattttttttcaagctcgggtaagttcgagatcggctcgagctcgggttttggttcttgagcacaagccgagcaaggccaagctcgggctcgaCTCGGCTCGTTAACACCCTTAGGTTGAACAGGTAATGATATAAGGTATACTAATAAAATTTGGAAAAAATcttacaattttttttaaaatgccCTTGTTAACTTCCTTAACTCCATCGTTGTCCACTGGTATAAATTGATAATCAAACCATTTAGAAAGTTAacatactatttttttttttttgcaagcaaGGGAAATGACTTTCCTTTCAAACCTTATTGGATCCGCCTAGTCAGAACTATGACGAGTGTCTTTACACCAGAGATCATAAGGAGAGTCCGGCGAGCCCAAACCTCGGGAATACGAGACAGCACGGAAAGCCGGCACCCCGTTTAACAGACCCAAAGGGCCACCGTGCAATACCTCAGTGCTCCCGTCTAGGGCGTCGAACTCGGGACCTCAAAGTTTGAGGAAAGTACCTTACGGCACACCCGGACACCACTAGACCCAAGCCACTTCGGTGTTTATAGTGTCTATTTTATAGTGTCTTaacctaggttttaaagattTTATACATCGTATTAGTTTTAACTACTCTTCCAAGTTTtatttttttgataaaaaaatCACGAATAACTTTATATGTATGAGTAAGCTTTTAAGATTTTAAATTTATGTTGATCATGAATGTATTGGCTCTCACGTCTCATATTTTAAGTATTACGTATGTATTTAGTAATTCTAAAATCTAAACTAAACATTATATCTAGCAATCTAATTTTCATTGAAGTCCTTGATTTTCGATTCATATGTACATTAGATGAGTATGAAGCATCAAGCCATCAGGTATGTCAGTTAAATGTCTATAGTTTATGTTGCACAAACTCGTTTTAAAGTATTCGAGACAGGCGCGTGTTCAGTTGTTGGATCGgccatttttatgaaaaatatgcaTATTTGACTTAAAATGAGGTGTTGAAATATCATATCTTTGTCCAAGTGTCGAGTATCAGACACAGTACATGGAAAAATCAGAAATATCGGAGTAACATAGTCTATACTTTATAGCATGCCTATTTGATATTTTGTCAACAATTTATTccacaaatattttttttttttttttttttgtgaataacAATTGAATAATAATGGTAGAATAGAATACAATTATTCCCTAACACTAGCTTGTCTGCGACAAAGAAAAAGTCGTTTGTCTTGGCTCGATTATATTGAATACTTTCCAATTAAACAAATTTTTAAAAGTTTTTTAATGAGTTTACTCGTGTTTTAAAAGTAAAGTTCATTTCAACTGTTGGTTGCTATGATCTTCCTTTTCTAATTGGGATGATGTATGAGTTAGTGACTTGTAATGATTACTCATAATGGAGAATAATACAATCTCTTAATCTAATCTCACGAACGAAACAAGAGTATTGGTGCTAATAAAGAGCCATAGAATCTGGAGTCcgtttttgaaataatgctcaaaaataaaagaattgtcgttttgggtcggttttgaaaacaattatcgaaatggtgtccacgtaggctcgtttTTGACGAGCCTGTAGGAGgcttaaacacgccatacgtattggcgtgtttaCTTCAAtgaacacgccatacgtaatggcgtgtttaGGCAGTCCAAAAAACTAATCAAAGACAGAAGCTGAGAAATATTATCAAAggaaacacgccatacgtaatggcgtgtcttgagaacaaaacacgccattacgtatggcgtgtttaagcAGCCCAAATTTCTTACCTGAGTCCAGTAGCTGCAAAATAGAAGAAAATagaacacgccatacgtaatggcgtgtctTAAGAGACaaacacgccaatacgtatggcgtgtttaggcagactttttttttttttttagtatatcCGTCCCTCCGTCCCTTTCTACTAAACAAAACCTTCATTATTTCGCCTCACAAAGACATACCGCGATAGAACAAACCTCAACAAACCTCACTCCCCTTCTTATTTCTTCACCTCACACTCATCTCCGGCGAATCTCCGGCGTATCTCCGGCATTATATTGGGTTTTTGCTATTCAAATTATACATTCTACCTAATTAGCAAGGTAATTTAATTCTTTTAACTTATTtaatttcatcttttgaatgtagATTTTGCTTATTTTGTCTTGATTGTTGGTAATTATGTTGTTTTGTGCCTAGATATACAACTTATATGTGTTAATTTAAGGTTGTTaaaaaaaagccccaaattttcgaaaccctaattaggtAGGATGAACGATTTctgatttttaattgttgtttaggtATGTATTTTAGGGAAATTAGGTTATTGGTAGTTGATTTAtactaaatttgttcaatttttttttatagaaTGGAAATTTGTGATTTTCCTCTTATTTGTTATTGGGATGGTGAAGTGTTGGAGCAAAATGGATGTGTAACCTATCGAGGAGGGAATCAATGTTTTATTCTAGCTAGTACAAAGATGACATATCTTGAATTAGTTGAAGAGATTTATAAGGGAATTGGTGTTCAAagtttgggtactcaattgaaggTAATGATGAAATTTCCGAGTCTTAGGGTGTTTCAAAATTGTTCCTCTTAATAATGAGGGAGCCTTTAAAGCGTTATGGGCAAGTATTCGTCATTCACATGCTCCTTCAATGGACATATTTGTAGAAGTTTCTACTAGTCAAATTGTCATTCCTACACCAAGTATTAGGCTAGATGATGTTGCTcaatttgtttcacttgaaaCTAATTACGTAAATGAAGGGGAATTTGATGGTAACTTAGaaggtgatgagattgatgaggaaTTGGCAATACTTGATGAGAATTTGTTGGCAAATGaagaagatggtgatgatgatcttgTCTTTGCTAGTGCTCCCATCGTTGAGTTTAATAAGATTGATCAATTAGATGAGGATGAATTGAATAGCTGGAAAACTTGGGAAAATATGGTAAGATATGAACATGGGAAAGAGTTTGCGGTTGGACAAGTGTTCCCAAACAAAGCTTCACTTAGCGATGAGGTGACATCATATTGTGTTAAAGCAAATCAATTTTTCAAAGTTGCCGAATCAAAGCCTAATACTATTACCTTCAAATGTGGCCGGATTCCTACACCATGTAATTGGCGGTTAAGGGCTACACAAAAAGACTTTCATTCTGAAGTTTTTACCATTGTGACATACAAAGGTCCTCATGATGAGTCTTGTGTTTGTGACATGGTACCTCAAGACCACATGAATTTGAAACGAGCATTCATAAGTCATGAGATTCGTAACCTTGTTGAGGGAGATTGGGGATATAAAGTAAACTCTGTTGTTACTTATATTTTAGATAAGTATGGTTACACAATTTCATACACCAAAGCTTGGAATGCAAAACAAAGAGCAATTGAGGAAATATTTGGAGATTGGGATAAATCATATGAGTTGCTACCTCGTTTCATGCAAGGCTTAAAAGAATCTAATCCTGGCACTATTGTTCAATTTTATACAACACCAACAACTAACCCAAATGTGCAAAAATTCAAGCGTGTTTTTTGGGCATTTAAACCATGTATTGATGGCTTTGAACATTGTCGGCCAGTTTTAAGCATTGATGGAACCCACTTATATGGAAAGTTCAAGGGAACAATTTTGACAGCTATGTCAATTGATGCTAATAATCAAATTTTCCCGGTTGCTTTTGCTATTGTTGAAGCCGAAAATACCGATAGTTGGCCTTGGTTTATGTCATGCATAAGAGTATTTGTTACCAAAAGAAGTGGGTTGTGTGTCATTTCCGATAGACACAAAGGGATTATGAAAGCAATGAGTGAAGTTGGTAGTGGGTGGGAGGAGCCGTATGCCTATCATAGGGTTTGCATTCGTCATTTGGCTTCAAATGTTAATACAAGATTTAGAAATACTGCAGTTAAAGAAATGTTTGGGTCAACGGCAATGCAATTACAAAACAAGAAGTTTGACATAGGATTTCGTCGCCTAGGTGAGTTGAATAGAGAGGCACAACAATATGTTGTTGAAATTGGAATAGAGAAGTGGTCAATGTTGAAATATGTATGCCTATCATAGGGTTTGCATTCGTCATTTGCTTATCTTAATGGCAACTATCATGTTTCCGGATAAGAGTGGTAATGACATACAAGTTATTTATTTGCCTTTGTTGAGGGATTTGAGTAACTTAGATAACTACTCTTGGGGAAGTGCCGTACTTGCTACTTTGTATCGCAATTTATGTAGAGCAAGCAACGTAAAGTCCAAAGACATTGGAGGTCCCCTTGTTCTATTGCAATTGTGGGCATGGGAGAGGATTAGTATTGGTCGACCTACACTCACGAGACCCGTTAATGCTACCCATCATGGACCAAACCCATTAGGTTCACAACATCAAATCAGGATTGACTCATTGGGTCGTAGGTGGGCAAGTGTGATTCGTAAGAGGCCGGAAGGGGTGACCACACTAATTGGGTATAGGGATGCTTTTGATTCAATGCGACATGATCAGTTTACATGGCAACCTTACACCCGACAGATTTTGTCTTTTTTGCCCCCGTTTTGTTATGATGACTCCGACGATTGGACAGTGATGGCCCCTATGATTTGTTTCGACGTTGTTGAGTGGCATTTTCCAAATAGGGTAGCTCGTCAATTTGGGTGGAAACAAATTATCCCGTTAAACTCTGATACCGAACCAAAATTGCACAAAGTAGACAAAAGGGGTGCCTCTTCACGGAATTGGATTGAAAAACATCAACCCTACATAGCAAATTGGGTTAGGAGGGGTGATTTTCGGTTTCGTGGTGAAGAGGATGATATTGAAATGAACTACTTCGACCCCTACATGGTTTGGTACCGGGATCGCACTATTCTTCGCTTGAACCCTTTTCCCCCACAAGCTACTTATCAAGCACCCTTTGGAGCCACAGAATATCTTGTAAGTACACTTTAATATACTTGTCTTAAAATTCTTAACCAATATATCATAAAATGTGATTAGCTTATACTACTTATTTTGTTTTAGGCGCAAGGTTTCGTCAATGTCCATAATACATGTGATACGGAGCTTCGACAAATGCCTCTTGAGGTGCCTCCACATTTCCGGACAATGGTTTCACACCTACGGGACTACTCCTCTCAATCGCTTGAACATGTAGGCTATTCCCATCTCCTTCAACCAACCGTAGAACCAAGGCAAGAAAGTTCATCAATGGTTCAAGAGTCCCTCAACTT from Silene latifolia isolate original U9 population chromosome 2, ASM4854445v1, whole genome shotgun sequence encodes the following:
- the LOC141641890 gene encoding uncharacterized protein LOC141641890, which codes for MDIFVEVSTSQIVIPTPSIRLDDVAQFVSLETNYVNEGEFDGNLEGDEIDEELAILDENLLANEEDGDDDLVFASAPIVEFNKIDQLDEDELNSWKTWENMVRYEHGKEFAVGQVFPNKASLSDEVTSYCVKANQFFKVAESKPNTITFKCGRIPTPCNWRLRATQKDFHSEVFTIVTYKGPHDESCVCDMVPQDHMNLKRAFISHEIRNLVEGDWGYKVNSVVTYILDKYGYTISYTKAWNAKQRAIEEIFGDWDKSYELLPRFMQGLKESNPGTIVQFYTTPTTNPNVQKFKRVFWAFKPCIDGFEHCRPVLSIDGTHLYGKFKGTILTAMSIDANNQIFPVAFAIVEAENTDSWPWFMSCIRVFVTKRSGLCVISDRHKGIMKAMSEVGSGWEEPYAYHRVCIRHLASNVNTRFRNTAVKEMFGSTAMQLQNKKFDIGFRRLGELNREAQQYVVEIGIEKWSMLKYVCLS
- the LOC141632302 gene encoding serine/threonine-protein phosphatase 7 long form homolog, whose amino-acid sequence is MATIMFPDKSGNDIQVIYLPLLRDLSNLDNYSWGSAVLATLYRNLCRASNVKSKDIGGPLVLLQLWAWERISIGRPTLTRPVNATHHGPNPLGSQHQIRIDSLGRRWASVIRKRPEGVTTLIGYRDAFDSMRHDQFTWQPYTRQILSFLPPFCYDDSDDWTVMAPMICFDVVEWHFPNRVARQFGWKQIIPLNSDTEPKLHKVDKRGASSRNWIEKHQPYIANWVRRGDFRFRGEEDDIEMNYFDPYMVWYRDRTILRLNPFPPQATYQAPFGATEYLAQGFVNVHNTCDTELRQMPLEVPPHFRTMVSHLRDYSSQSLEHVGYSHLLQPTVEPRQESSSMVQESLNLMNVDDDAPLVQYRRRGRRSNSSMPARHSMSSMPSMSSMPAMSSMPSMSSMSPVNEEAVNEEGTPEPKKGFWNRLRRKSKKKT